One stretch of Aeromicrobium fastidiosum DNA includes these proteins:
- a CDS encoding BON domain-containing protein, whose translation MTDRSLKRLMIVVAACLVAVVAAGSVLGSASVAADLADRSRTALAAADLADVQVDFRGREATLEGGNDVEARLASEVVRAMPGVRRVDTVRDDRPAVPGEARFELDRAGDDVQISGTVRSPDDAAALKVAVATVLRTTVTGDVRVDAAVAGAPWAAQVPAALEAAAGVEGLALEIRGDGTVTLGGQVADVATRRIVARDVAGALPDLELVDVLRVVSPARKGS comes from the coding sequence GTGACCGACCGCTCGCTCAAGCGCCTGATGATCGTGGTGGCCGCGTGTCTCGTCGCCGTCGTGGCCGCCGGCTCCGTGCTGGGGTCGGCATCGGTCGCCGCCGATCTCGCGGATCGTTCGCGCACGGCTCTGGCGGCGGCCGACCTGGCCGACGTGCAGGTCGACTTCAGGGGTCGCGAGGCGACGCTCGAGGGCGGCAACGACGTGGAGGCGCGCTTGGCGAGCGAGGTGGTCCGCGCGATGCCCGGCGTCCGGCGCGTCGACACCGTGCGCGACGACCGGCCCGCGGTGCCAGGGGAGGCCCGCTTCGAGCTCGACCGGGCGGGGGACGACGTGCAGATCAGCGGCACCGTGAGGTCGCCCGACGATGCGGCCGCGCTCAAGGTGGCCGTCGCCACGGTGCTGCGCACGACCGTCACGGGCGACGTGCGGGTCGACGCTGCGGTCGCCGGTGCGCCGTGGGCCGCGCAGGTGCCGGCAGCGCTCGAGGCGGCGGCGGGCGTCGAGGGGCTCGCGCTGGAGATCCGCGGCGACGGCACCGTGACGCTGGGCGGGCAGGTCGCCGACGTCGCGACGCGCCGGATCGTCGCGCGGGACGTCGCCGGGGCGCTGCCCGATCTCGAGCTGGTCGACGTGCTGCGGGTCGTCAGCCCGGCCCGGAAGGGGTCGTGA
- a CDS encoding sunset domain-containing protein: MSGYTIGEIAVWLAVAAALGFALGWMARELVLRSRPRDVAPLPKPAPAPTPLSEPAAPERASEPVAPTPEPTPDPAPDDALAIVPGPHPGPHPGSALPLADGSAPSADHVVKVSRSSKIYHAPSSPAYARTTAAFWFTSAEAAEAAGFRRPKNG; the protein is encoded by the coding sequence ATGTCGGGCTACACGATCGGCGAGATCGCCGTCTGGCTCGCCGTCGCAGCAGCTCTGGGCTTCGCCCTCGGCTGGATGGCTCGCGAGCTCGTGCTGCGCTCGCGTCCGCGGGATGTCGCCCCCCTGCCGAAGCCGGCTCCCGCACCGACCCCGCTGTCGGAGCCCGCTGCGCCGGAGCGGGCGTCCGAGCCCGTCGCTCCGACGCCGGAGCCCACCCCCGACCCGGCACCTGACGATGCCCTCGCGATCGTCCCCGGCCCCCACCCCGGCCCCCACCCCGGGTCGGCGCTGCCGCTGGCCGACGGCTCGGCCCCCTCGGCCGACCACGTCGTCAAGGTCAGCCGCAGCTCGAAGATCTACCACGCACCGTCGAGCCCCGCCTACGCCCGCACGACCGCGGCGTTCTGGTTCACGAGCGCCGAGGCGGCCGAGGCAGCCGGCTTCCGCCGGCCCAAGAACGGCTGA